A portion of the Pseudomonas sp. PSE14 genome contains these proteins:
- a CDS encoding MFS transporter translates to MPAEATSLLRHRPFLAFWLARVCTASAFQMITVAIGWHIYQLTHNVLDLGLVGLVEFLPRVIFMLHTGHVADRYDRRRIASICQIGQGLVAVALVVGASTDSVTREMIFVMAFLLGTARAFEMPTTQALLPNIVPSALFPRAVAASASAMQAATIAAPALGGLLYALGAFWVYTPTAVLYFIACTLVMTLPSRQAPAVQGKATLESLLAGIRFIRSRPDIFGAISLDLFAVLLGGATALLPVFAKDILLTGPWGLGLLRSAPAVGALLMSFWLARFPIERNVGRIMFTAVGVFGITTIAFGLSTSFWFSLAVLVVLGAADMISMVIRGAFVQLETPDEMRGRVSAVNGLFIGASNQLGEFESGVTAHWFGTVPAVVLGGVGTLIVTGAWMKLFPTLAKRDKLH, encoded by the coding sequence ATGCCTGCCGAAGCCACGTCCCTACTGCGTCACCGCCCCTTCCTCGCCTTCTGGCTCGCCCGCGTCTGCACCGCCAGCGCCTTCCAGATGATCACCGTGGCCATCGGCTGGCACATCTACCAGCTGACCCACAACGTGCTCGACCTCGGTCTGGTAGGACTGGTGGAGTTCCTCCCGCGCGTGATCTTCATGTTGCACACCGGCCACGTCGCCGACCGCTACGACCGCCGGCGCATCGCCTCGATCTGCCAGATCGGCCAGGGCCTGGTGGCGGTGGCGCTGGTGGTGGGCGCCAGCACCGACAGCGTGACCCGCGAGATGATCTTCGTGATGGCCTTCCTGCTCGGCACCGCGCGGGCCTTCGAGATGCCGACCACCCAGGCGCTGCTGCCGAACATCGTGCCCAGCGCACTGTTCCCCCGCGCCGTGGCCGCCTCCGCCTCAGCCATGCAGGCAGCGACCATCGCCGCGCCCGCCCTTGGCGGTCTGCTCTACGCGCTGGGCGCCTTCTGGGTCTACACGCCGACCGCCGTGCTCTACTTCATCGCCTGCACCCTGGTCATGACCCTACCCTCGCGCCAGGCTCCCGCCGTCCAGGGCAAGGCCACGCTGGAATCGTTGCTGGCCGGCATCCGCTTCATCCGCAGCCGCCCGGACATCTTCGGCGCCATCTCCCTGGACCTGTTCGCCGTGCTACTGGGCGGCGCCACCGCGCTGCTGCCGGTGTTCGCCAAGGACATCCTGCTCACCGGCCCCTGGGGCCTGGGCCTGCTGCGCTCAGCCCCGGCGGTGGGCGCGCTGCTGATGTCGTTCTGGCTGGCGCGCTTCCCCATCGAGCGCAATGTCGGGCGGATCATGTTCACTGCCGTGGGCGTGTTCGGCATCACCACCATCGCCTTCGGCCTGTCGACGTCCTTCTGGTTCTCCCTGGCGGTGCTGGTGGTGCTGGGCGCGGCGGACATGATCAGCATGGTGATCCGCGGCGCCTTCGTGCAGCTGGAAACCCCGGACGAGATGCGCGGCCGGGTCAGCGCGGTGAATGGCCTGTTCATCGGCGCCTCGAACCAGCTGGGCGAGTTCGAGTCGGGCGTCACCGCCCACTGGTTCGGCACCGTGCCGGCGGTGGTGCTGGGCGGGGTCGGCACGCTGATCGTCACTGGCGCGTGGATGAAGCTGTTCCCTACCCTGGCCAAACGCGACAAGTTGCACTGA
- a CDS encoding (2Fe-2S)-binding protein: MANRPLNLTLNGQTVGPVEVPEDLPMIDYLHEYQNLTGSRLGCGQGICHACVVIVDNPDGTSEEVRTCITGAHYFEGKKVRTIEGHAKREEDGSVKELNPIQQKFVDRFAFQCSYCAPGFVNAATVLVEKAQRQPLKKSELEATIEASLGHHICRCTGYVRYYDATREVLTDLGLVKEG, encoded by the coding sequence ATGGCTAACCGTCCGCTCAACCTGACCCTCAATGGTCAAACCGTCGGTCCGGTCGAGGTTCCCGAGGACCTGCCGATGATCGACTACCTGCACGAATACCAGAACCTCACCGGTTCGCGCCTGGGCTGCGGCCAGGGCATCTGTCACGCCTGCGTGGTGATCGTCGACAACCCCGACGGCACCAGCGAGGAAGTGCGCACCTGCATTACCGGCGCGCACTACTTCGAAGGCAAGAAGGTGCGCACCATCGAGGGCCACGCCAAGCGTGAGGAAGACGGTTCGGTGAAGGAGCTGAACCCGATCCAGCAGAAGTTCGTCGACCGCTTCGCCTTCCAGTGCAGCTACTGCGCACCGGGCTTCGTCAACGCCGCCACTGTGCTGGTGGAAAAGGCTCAGCGCCAGCCGCTGAAGAAGAGCGAGCTGGAGGCAACCATCGAGGCCAGCCTGGGCCACCACATCTGTCGCTGCACCGGGTACGTGCGTTACTACGACGCCACCCGCGAAGTGCTGACCGATCTCGGCCTGGTCAAGGAGGGCTAA
- a CDS encoding cytochrome c: protein MQRILSGLALAAGLGLAVGAQAADQELIKRGEYVSRAADCMACHTAEGGAPFAGGLPIHSPFGTIYGSNITPDKDFGIGGYSADEFFAALTEGKRKDGANLYPAMPYTSYHLITREDSDALYAYLMSQTPVHRAAPETSLSFPFNVRLGLTGWNMLYGKSVQLENTDGKSDAYKRGQYLVEVLGHCGECHTPRNQIGALQQDKRLTGGLLNGYSAPSLLAQDLAERGWTSADLTGFLKHGMSPQGSMFNEMFPVMHLSTQHLGDEDLAAMSTYLLGDQPPQAKVVQAVAQDQLGDSAKRGRQQYLNVCAGCHGNDGEGKPHIAVAMQGNTTLRLADSRNLAKVIVEGIREQQFTGFERMQPMPGFADKLSDEQLTDLINYLRQAWGGLPGDMGVQQVAQLKAE, encoded by the coding sequence ATGCAGCGTATTCTTTCCGGCCTCGCGCTGGCTGCCGGCCTCGGCCTGGCGGTTGGCGCCCAGGCGGCAGACCAGGAGCTGATCAAGCGCGGCGAGTACGTCTCCCGCGCCGCCGACTGCATGGCCTGTCACACCGCCGAGGGCGGCGCGCCGTTCGCCGGCGGCCTGCCGATCCACTCGCCGTTCGGCACCATCTACGGCAGCAACATCACCCCGGACAAGGACTTCGGCATCGGCGGCTACAGCGCCGACGAGTTCTTCGCCGCCCTCACCGAGGGCAAGCGCAAGGACGGCGCCAACCTCTACCCGGCCATGCCCTACACCTCGTACCACCTCATCACGCGCGAGGACAGCGATGCCCTCTACGCCTACCTGATGAGCCAGACGCCGGTGCACCGCGCCGCGCCCGAAACCAGCCTGAGCTTCCCGTTCAACGTGCGCCTGGGTCTGACCGGCTGGAACATGCTGTACGGCAAGAGCGTCCAGCTGGAAAACACCGACGGCAAGAGCGACGCCTACAAGCGCGGCCAGTACCTGGTGGAAGTGCTCGGCCACTGCGGCGAGTGCCACACCCCGCGCAACCAGATCGGCGCGCTGCAGCAGGACAAGCGCCTCACCGGCGGCCTGCTCAACGGCTACAGCGCTCCGAGCCTGCTGGCCCAGGATCTGGCCGAACGCGGCTGGACCAGCGCCGATCTCACCGGCTTCCTCAAGCACGGCATGAGCCCGCAGGGCAGCATGTTCAACGAGATGTTCCCGGTGATGCACCTGAGCACCCAGCACCTGGGTGACGAGGACCTGGCCGCCATGTCCACCTACCTGCTCGGCGATCAGCCGCCGCAGGCCAAGGTGGTTCAGGCGGTTGCCCAGGACCAGCTCGGCGACAGCGCCAAGCGTGGCCGCCAGCAGTACCTCAACGTCTGTGCCGGCTGTCACGGCAATGACGGCGAGGGCAAGCCGCACATTGCCGTGGCGATGCAGGGCAACACCACCCTGCGCCTGGCCGATTCGCGCAACCTGGCCAAGGTCATCGTCGAGGGCATCCGCGAGCAGCAGTTCACCGGTTTCGAGCGCATGCAGCCGATGCCGGGCTTCGCCGACAAGCTCAGTGACGAGCAGCTCACCGACCTGATCAACTACCTGCGTCAGGCCTGGGGTGGCTTGCCGGGCGAC
- a CDS encoding xanthine dehydrogenase family protein molybdopterin-binding subunit — MSNRDISRRAFLQGGLIAGVSVTLAPLGSRAFAALMENSVTVSPQQWMGHDGKVRFRNDALSKVCGNKVFARDIRSKDMPGWPQQQGHAMLLKTIKADRIFDGIDLAWLGAELQPDRIVTADDLDKDGIVFPEAHAPDPLLPRGKVPMFIGHPVAILIWNDFERFRQAKLKMKFNDKAIRYGAQAPLYQGDPYGSFRYVRVGGATSADPDEFSSLKDSILFPMIRERKPVWNQQPNQHGDLTEQGLFYAQKIKDQIENPPENWLVFDERYKTPSIEPAAMEPDNGNGWYDPASKTLHFVVATQCPFEAAYETAHMIAPSRFGLAKLNMHPGYTVGYGSKDHNIFVFYAALAALYGNGVPVRLANDRYEQFQSGIKRHPFDIRYQLAVDKKDMTFKIFRTEMSVDGGGRINYSPSVAAVGATAAQSIYYMPQNDLQVTAYHSRAVEAGSMRGYGTLQSMAATEMMVDEIAGRLGVDAIELRRVNALKSGMKNTQGAIPAGALRLHEILDKAAAHEWWKTRDARKKEMDAKDPDHWYGVGFAICQKDFGTGSEAPMASIEFDAQGKVHMRHIGIEIGTGMSTSQALVVADFLGKPADEMKTAETEWPELQLLSGEDPYTMSQPTQDEKLRNPRWVGKYASASSATNSAYYFSHATREAARVLFNHGLWPAALEIWRRGPFNGAANPLVVRREDAHWVDGKLTANGLQPLSFAELAQVAHEKGLVTGATVHGFNRWSWAECDFIIDGVRDRLPLDALAVKYGDGAPGVKKAQMNSAGFHLLDRQNVAYPPVQLNNAAVTYYSPVATIVELKVNKGNGEVTVLNHHSWIECGRVLVPELVKGQIEGGTAMGIGHALLEDMPLYEGGPGEGDWNFNRYRLPKAKDVAVWQQSSEILPPLSPSDPSKGIAEVVMIPVVGAIGNAVAHAIGKRVRDLPITPARIKEALNG, encoded by the coding sequence ATGTCCAACCGTGATATTTCCCGGCGTGCCTTCCTGCAGGGCGGGCTGATCGCCGGCGTCAGCGTGACGCTGGCGCCGCTTGGCAGCCGGGCTTTCGCTGCCCTGATGGAAAACTCCGTCACCGTCTCGCCCCAACAGTGGATGGGCCACGACGGCAAGGTGCGTTTCCGTAACGACGCACTGTCCAAGGTCTGCGGCAACAAGGTGTTCGCCCGTGACATCCGCTCCAAGGACATGCCCGGCTGGCCGCAGCAGCAGGGCCACGCCATGTTGCTCAAGACCATCAAGGCCGACCGCATCTTCGACGGCATCGATCTCGCCTGGCTGGGCGCCGAGCTGCAGCCTGACCGCATCGTTACCGCCGATGACCTGGACAAGGACGGCATCGTCTTCCCCGAAGCCCACGCGCCGGACCCGCTGCTGCCGCGCGGCAAGGTGCCGATGTTCATCGGCCATCCGGTGGCCATCCTGATCTGGAACGACTTCGAGCGCTTCCGTCAGGCCAAGCTGAAGATGAAGTTCAACGACAAGGCGATCCGCTACGGCGCGCAGGCTCCGCTGTATCAGGGCGATCCCTACGGCAGCTTCCGCTACGTGCGCGTCGGCGGCGCGACCTCGGCCGATCCGGACGAGTTCTCCAGCCTCAAGGACTCGATCCTCTTCCCGATGATCCGCGAGCGCAAACCGGTGTGGAACCAGCAGCCCAACCAGCACGGCGACCTCACCGAGCAGGGCCTGTTCTACGCGCAGAAGATCAAGGACCAGATCGAAAACCCGCCGGAAAACTGGCTGGTCTTCGACGAACGCTACAAGACCCCGTCCATCGAACCGGCCGCCATGGAGCCGGACAACGGCAACGGTTGGTACGACCCGGCGAGCAAGACCCTGCACTTCGTCGTCGCCACCCAGTGCCCGTTCGAGGCCGCCTACGAGACGGCGCACATGATCGCCCCGTCGCGCTTCGGTCTGGCCAAGCTGAACATGCACCCCGGCTACACCGTGGGCTACGGTTCCAAGGACCACAACATCTTCGTCTTCTACGCGGCCCTGGCTGCGCTGTATGGCAACGGCGTGCCGGTGCGCCTGGCCAATGACCGCTACGAGCAGTTCCAGAGCGGCATCAAGCGCCACCCGTTCGACATCCGCTACCAGCTCGCGGTGGACAAGAAGGACATGACCTTCAAGATCTTCCGCACCGAGATGAGTGTGGACGGCGGCGGCCGCATCAACTACAGCCCGTCCGTGGCCGCCGTGGGCGCCACCGCCGCGCAGTCGATCTACTACATGCCGCAGAACGACCTGCAGGTGACCGCCTACCATTCCCGCGCCGTCGAGGCCGGCTCCATGCGTGGCTACGGCACCCTGCAGAGCATGGCCGCCACCGAAATGATGGTGGACGAGATCGCCGGTCGCCTGGGCGTCGACGCCATCGAGCTGCGCCGCGTCAACGCGCTGAAGTCGGGCATGAAGAACACCCAGGGTGCGATCCCCGCTGGCGCCCTGCGCCTGCACGAGATCCTCGACAAGGCCGCCGCCCATGAGTGGTGGAAGACCCGCGATGCGCGCAAGAAAGAGATGGATGCCAAGGACCCGGACCACTGGTACGGCGTCGGCTTCGCCATCTGCCAGAAGGACTTCGGCACCGGTTCCGAAGCGCCCATGGCGAGCATCGAGTTCGATGCCCAGGGTAAGGTGCACATGCGCCACATCGGCATCGAGATCGGCACCGGTATGTCGACGTCCCAGGCGCTGGTGGTGGCCGACTTCCTCGGCAAGCCGGCGGACGAGATGAAGACCGCCGAAACCGAGTGGCCGGAGCTTCAGCTGCTCAGCGGCGAAGACCCCTACACCATGAGCCAGCCCACCCAGGACGAGAAGCTGCGCAACCCGCGCTGGGTCGGCAAGTACGCTTCGGCGTCGTCGGCGACCAACTCGGCTTATTACTTCAGCCACGCCACTCGCGAAGCGGCGCGTGTGCTGTTCAACCACGGCCTGTGGCCGGCGGCCCTGGAAATCTGGCGCCGCGGTCCGTTCAACGGCGCCGCCAACCCGCTGGTGGTGCGCCGCGAAGACGCCCACTGGGTCGATGGCAAGCTCACCGCCAACGGCTTGCAGCCGCTGTCGTTCGCCGAGCTGGCGCAGGTCGCCCACGAGAAGGGCCTGGTTACCGGCGCTACCGTCCACGGCTTCAACCGCTGGAGCTGGGCGGAGTGCGATTTCATCATCGACGGCGTGCGTGACCGCCTGCCCCTGGATGCCCTGGCCGTGAAATACGGCGACGGCGCGCCGGGCGTGAAGAAGGCGCAGATGAACAGCGCCGGCTTCCACCTGCTGGATCGCCAGAACGTGGCTTACCCGCCGGTGCAACTGAACAACGCCGCGGTGACCTACTACAGCCCGGTAGCGACCATCGTCGAGCTGAAGGTGAACAAGGGCAACGGTGAAGTCACCGTGCTCAACCACCACAGCTGGATCGAGTGCGGCCGCGTGCTGGTGCCGGAGCTGGTGAAAGGCCAGATCGAAGGCGGCACCGCCATGGGCATCGGCCATGCGCTGCTGGAAGACATGCCGCTGTACGAGGGTGGCCCGGGCGAGGGCGACTGGAACTTCAACCGCTACCGTCTCCCGAAGGCGAAAGACGTGGCCGTCTGGCAGCAGAGCTCGGAAATCCTTCCGCCGCTCTCGCCCAGCGACCCGTCCAAGGGCATCGCCGAAGTGGTGATGATCCCGGTGGTCGGCGCCATCGGCAACGCCGTGGCCCACGCCATCGGCAAGCGCGTCCGCGACCTGCCCATCACCCCCGCTCGTATCAAGGAGGCCCTCAATGGCTAA
- the cydB gene encoding cytochrome d ubiquinol oxidase subunit II gives MGIDLPLIWAIIIIFGIMMYVVMDGFDLGIGMLYPFFKDEGDRDVMMNTVAPVWDGNETWLVLGGAALFGAFPVAYSAVLSALYLPLILMLVGLIFRGVAFEFRFKARPNKRHLWDKSFIAGSLVATFFQGVALGAFIEGIPVENRAFAGGALDWLAPFPLFCGLGLVVAYSLLGCTWLIMKTEGRLQERMHDLAKPLALVLLAVIGIVSLWTPLAHEEIAQRWFSLPNLFWFLPVPLLVLVTLYNLLRSVASNDHVKPFVLTLVLIFLGYSGLGISLWPNIVPPSLSIWDAAAPPQSQGFMLVGALFIIPFILGYTAWSYYVFRGKVKHGDGYH, from the coding sequence ATGGGAATCGATCTTCCGCTGATCTGGGCGATCATCATCATCTTCGGGATCATGATGTACGTCGTGATGGATGGCTTCGATCTGGGCATCGGCATGCTCTATCCGTTCTTCAAGGACGAAGGCGACCGCGACGTGATGATGAACACCGTGGCGCCGGTCTGGGACGGCAACGAGACCTGGCTGGTGCTGGGTGGTGCCGCGCTGTTCGGCGCCTTCCCGGTGGCCTATTCGGCCGTGCTCTCGGCGCTCTACCTGCCGCTGATCCTGATGCTGGTGGGGCTGATCTTCCGCGGCGTGGCCTTCGAGTTCCGCTTCAAGGCGCGGCCGAACAAGCGGCACCTGTGGGACAAGTCGTTCATCGCCGGTTCACTGGTGGCGACTTTCTTCCAGGGCGTGGCACTGGGTGCCTTCATCGAGGGCATTCCAGTGGAAAACCGTGCCTTCGCCGGTGGCGCGCTGGACTGGCTGGCGCCGTTCCCGCTGTTCTGCGGCCTTGGCCTGGTGGTCGCCTACAGCCTGCTGGGCTGCACCTGGCTGATCATGAAGACCGAGGGGCGTCTGCAGGAGCGCATGCACGACCTGGCCAAGCCGCTGGCGCTGGTGCTGCTGGCAGTGATCGGCATCGTCAGCCTGTGGACCCCGCTGGCCCACGAGGAAATCGCCCAGCGCTGGTTCAGCCTGCCCAACCTGTTCTGGTTCCTGCCGGTGCCGCTGCTGGTGCTGGTGACCCTCTACAACCTGCTGCGCTCGGTGGCCAGCAACGACCATGTGAAGCCCTTCGTGCTCACCCTGGTGCTGATCTTCCTCGGCTACAGCGGACTGGGCATCAGCCTGTGGCCGAACATCGTGCCGCCGTCGCTGTCTATCTGGGACGCCGCGGCGCCGCCGCAGAGCCAGGGCTTCATGCTGGTGGGCGCGCTGTTCATCATTCCCTTCATCCTCGGCTACACCGCGTGGAGCTACTACGTGTTCCGCGGCAAGGTGAAGCATGGCGATGGCTACCACTGA
- a CDS encoding cytochrome ubiquinol oxidase subunit I: MFGLEALDLARIQFAFTVSFHIIFPAITIGLASYLAVLEGLWLKTSDEVYRDLYHFWSKIFAVNFGMGVVSGLVMAYQFGTNWSAFSAFAGSVTGPLLTYEVLTAFFLEAGFLGVMLFGWHRVGPGLHFFATVMVAIGTLISTFWILASNSWMQTPQGHEIVNGVVVPVDWVAIIFNPSFPYRLLHMAIASFVATAFFVGASAAWHLLRGRDNPAIRKMLSMAMWMALIVAPIQAMVGDAHGLNTLKHQPAKIAAIEGHWDNSEGGPTPLVLVGWPDMEREETRFKIEIPVLGSLILNHSLTEPIPALKDFPKADRPNSTIIFWSFRIMAGLGMLMILVGLWSVWLRLRKRLYENRAFLKLVLWMGPSGLIAILAGWFTTEIGRQPWVVYGLMRTSEAVSNHSVTQMSLTLVMFVLVYFTLFGVGIGYMMRLVRKGPVTHEGRETSHGGAGQKRTPARPLSAAEDDFDDDDNASPAGRN, translated from the coding sequence ATGTTCGGATTAGAGGCGCTCGACCTGGCTCGGATCCAGTTCGCCTTTACCGTCTCCTTCCACATCATCTTCCCCGCCATCACCATCGGTCTCGCCAGCTATCTGGCGGTGCTCGAAGGCTTGTGGCTGAAGACGTCGGATGAGGTCTACCGCGACCTCTATCACTTCTGGTCGAAGATATTCGCCGTCAACTTCGGCATGGGCGTGGTCTCTGGCCTCGTCATGGCGTACCAGTTCGGCACCAACTGGAGCGCCTTCTCGGCCTTCGCCGGGAGCGTCACCGGCCCGCTATTGACCTATGAAGTGCTCACGGCGTTCTTCCTGGAGGCCGGCTTCCTCGGCGTCATGCTGTTCGGCTGGCACCGCGTTGGCCCGGGCCTGCATTTCTTCGCCACGGTGATGGTGGCCATCGGCACGCTGATCTCCACCTTCTGGATCCTCGCCTCCAACAGCTGGATGCAGACCCCGCAGGGCCACGAGATCGTCAACGGCGTCGTGGTGCCGGTGGACTGGGTCGCCATCATCTTCAACCCGTCCTTCCCCTATCGCCTGCTGCACATGGCGATCGCCTCGTTCGTCGCCACCGCCTTCTTCGTCGGCGCCTCGGCGGCCTGGCACCTGCTGCGTGGCCGTGACAACCCGGCGATCCGCAAGATGCTCTCGATGGCCATGTGGATGGCGCTGATCGTGGCTCCCATCCAGGCCATGGTGGGCGATGCCCACGGCCTCAACACGCTGAAGCACCAGCCGGCGAAGATCGCCGCCATCGAAGGCCACTGGGACAACAGCGAAGGCGGGCCGACCCCGCTGGTGCTGGTCGGCTGGCCGGACATGGAGCGCGAAGAAACCCGCTTCAAGATCGAAATCCCGGTGCTCGGCAGCCTGATCCTGAATCACAGCCTGACCGAACCGATCCCGGCGCTGAAGGACTTCCCGAAGGCCGACCGCCCCAACTCCACCATCATCTTCTGGTCGTTCCGCATCATGGCGGGGCTGGGCATGCTGATGATCCTGGTCGGCCTGTGGAGCGTCTGGCTGCGTCTGCGCAAGCGGCTCTATGAAAACCGTGCGTTCCTCAAGCTGGTGCTGTGGATGGGGCCGTCCGGCCTGATCGCCATCCTCGCCGGCTGGTTCACCACCGAGATCGGCCGCCAGCCGTGGGTCGTCTATGGCCTGATGCGCACCTCCGAGGCGGTGTCCAACCACAGCGTCACGCAGATGAGCCTGACCCTGGTGATGTTCGTGCTGGTGTATTTCACCCTGTTCGGCGTGGGCATCGGCTACATGATGCGTCTGGTGCGCAAGGGCCCGGTCACCCACGAAGGTCGCGAAACCAGCCATGGCGGCGCCGGCCAGAAGCGCACCCCGGCGCGGCCGCTGTCGGCTGCCGAGGACGACTTCGACGACGATGACAACGCTAGCCCGGCAGGGAGGAACTGA
- a CDS encoding MetQ/NlpA family ABC transporter substrate-binding protein → MKKLLLLTALAAAFTTSAFANEKLIVAATPIPHAEILELIKPTLAKEGVDLQIKVFTDYVQPNVQVAEKRLDANYFQTKPYLDNFNAGKGTHLVTVTGVHVEPFGGYSKKYKSIDQLPDGATVAIPNEGSNSGRALLLLQKAGVIKLKDPSNALATPKDIAENPKHLKFKELESALLPRVLDQVDLDLINTNYALEAKLNPVKDALILEDRNSPYVNYLVARPDNKDSDALKKLSAALTSPEVKAFIEKKYNGAVVPAF, encoded by the coding sequence ATGAAAAAGCTGCTGCTTCTGACCGCCCTCGCCGCTGCCTTCACCACCTCGGCTTTCGCCAATGAAAAGCTGATCGTCGCCGCAACCCCGATTCCCCACGCCGAGATCCTCGAGCTGATCAAGCCGACCCTGGCCAAAGAGGGCGTGGACCTTCAGATCAAGGTCTTCACCGACTACGTGCAGCCCAACGTGCAGGTCGCCGAGAAGCGCCTGGACGCCAACTACTTCCAGACCAAGCCGTACCTGGACAACTTCAACGCCGGCAAGGGCACCCACCTGGTCACCGTGACCGGCGTGCACGTCGAACCCTTCGGCGGCTACTCGAAGAAATACAAGTCCATTGACCAGCTGCCGGACGGCGCCACCGTCGCCATCCCCAACGAAGGCAGCAACAGCGGCCGCGCGCTGCTCCTGCTGCAGAAGGCCGGCGTGATCAAGCTGAAAGACCCGAGCAACGCCCTGGCCACCCCGAAAGACATCGCCGAGAACCCCAAGCACCTGAAGTTCAAGGAACTGGAATCGGCCCTGCTGCCGCGCGTGCTGGACCAGGTCGACCTGGACCTGATCAACACCAACTACGCGCTGGAAGCCAAGCTCAACCCGGTGAAGGACGCGCTGATCCTCGAAGACCGCAACTCGCCCTACGTGAACTACCTGGTGGCGCGTCCGGACAACAAGGACAGCGATGCGCTGAAGAAACTCTCCGCCGCCCTGACCAGCCCGGAAGTCAAAGCCTTCATCGAGAAGAAGTACAACGGCGCCGTGGTGCCGGCCTTCTGA
- a CDS encoding DUF2474 domain-containing protein, which yields MTHEEQEKVPLRKRLGWLVLIWALSVAGLGVAAWLMRLFMSAAGLGAPH from the coding sequence ATGACTCACGAAGAGCAGGAGAAGGTGCCGCTGCGCAAGCGGCTCGGCTGGCTGGTGCTGATCTGGGCGCTGAGCGTGGCCGGCCTGGGCGTTGCGGCCTGGCTGATGCGCCTGTTCATGAGTGCGGCGGGGCTGGGCGCGCCGCACTGA